Below is a genomic region from Augochlora pura isolate Apur16 chromosome 2, APUR_v2.2.1, whole genome shotgun sequence.
aaataccGATAAATGAAACTTACCTTCGGGATCCCCGCAAGAGAATCCGGCAACTCTGTTAATCTGCTTAAAAACGAAGTAGTCCCGAATTAAATTAGCATTACCGGCACAAGaggcaataattaattgcagTCCGAAGAACATTCGAAAGTAGAACATTCCCACTTGCAATCCTCGTTCTTCGTCGCAGCCTGTGGATCAAACAACTGTATGCAAAGCATTCGTGCTGCAGCTTCATACACGTAAAGTGGTTTCGCTCTTCTATTTTAGATGAGAAATCATGTCAATTCTGACATGACGGTTTTCCACGGAAGAAAAGCGATTCTTTCGTACCGTGGAAATCCGATAACGTAAACGAACTGCGAATGAAACGATGAAGACTTGTCAGTGGTGAAGTAGAAGATTCCTgtgtgtattaaataaatgcattttttattgttcaaaGAACATCTCAAGCTAGGTAACTAAAATCTTCAACTAGTCAAACTGCCGCAAACGCTTTAGTGTGTTACGGTAACAAGTTTAGGGTTGCAAATCCAATAAGTTATCCCTGCTGTTTCCACTAGTGATGATGCTTCCTCTTGCACTGATCATCTCCTTTCGGTTCCCAGATTTCGCTCTGTAAACAATTGTGAGATTATCATATCGACGTTATACGCTTGTATTTAATCTTAATAACTTAATAACAGTTACTATTGGAGCAAACTAATATTACGGATCGCaattataaaacttttctAGCCTGGTTTTCTTCCAGATCAATTAAGACCAAACTGTACTCACTTCATCGCACGTTTATAAGCAATATTTTCCCCTAAGCAAAATATACCAGCCACGAAACTACCAAACGCCAGCAAGATCAGTGCCGGAGCAGTTTCATAGATCGTGATACTTCTTGTCGACAAGGTATCTGACTGACATTGAGGTTTTCTCGACGACCAGTGTTTAATTTGACGATCGCGGAGTCCGGTGTTGAACATTTTTGTCAATCTTTGGCAAACAAAGAACAGTGTATTAAACAGTGTTTCTGATTGAAAGAGGTACACTTGCTCACCCTATTTTTGCCATTTCCACAAACTGCCCGTTATGACTCGCGTACATTCCCATCACggattgtttaaacaaatgtaTCTCTGTCAACGCGCAGATTTGATTCGAATCGAACATCCTTTCGACGTACGGGTATGCGGTGTTAGGATCCGTGTGATACGCTAGAACACCTTCGCTGACTTGCTTAATGCCCTCTTCTATCGGCAAATATCTTTTCGACTCTGGCAGGGGATCCCAGCGTTTCTTCCGAAAGTAATCGGACTCCCAGTTTAGTTTCTACCGATTGGAACAATGCAATAACACGGTAATAGTAGTAGTTCATTAAATTTCCTCCGCAGTGCCTTCTTTGTAAATGTAATGTTCGTAAAGaggtaaaattattaatacgaaaattcgaaataatgaaaattatgaaaacttGAGACAATGAAATTCGGATATTGCTACGACATATATTACTATGTCGTTATATACAATCTTCAATTGatcattgtacaattttttagacaAAGTCAAACGCAATTTCTGCGAAATCTTCAGACTACCGATAATTTTCGGTAAGTAAACGTGTTTTCCACTTTTAAGTTgctattaaatgaattatttgcaattttcaagGTTTCACAAATACGCAAAGAAACGTTTAATCAAGATTTGGACGGATCCAgacaatatgaaattaatcaGTTATTCGACCAATTGTAAAAGCTGATAAGAGGAGTTGGACGATGTTCTCCTACAAATGATGGCAGGTAAGCGAGGAATACTTACAtacaaaaagtaatttaagtAAGGCACTGCCTCCGCAGCGATTTTCAAGTTGCTGTCAGCTAAGACAGTTACTGAATCCTCCATCATGTCGAGAGGTTCGCTTAACCGAGCCGAGACAATACTACCAGAATAGTAATTGTACATTATCCAGCTCTGTATAGTAATCTGAAACAATGCGATGCGGCTAGCCACGCGTTTCGTAGTCAAATTCGCACCTGTTAGAAACGAAATATAGATATTGAATCACTCGTTTGAGACCCGGTATAGTTTCGCAGGATGTTTCTTGCTACCTTGTTGCGATATTATCCCTACTGATAACACGAGCGCTCCggaatatttctctctctttccgatCCCTTCGCAATTCATTATCATCTTTAATACGAAGATCGAGAACAACCCAAACCCTGCAAACGTGTACCATGTCTGCCTCGCGAACGGCTTCAAGAAAATCTCTAGTTTGATTTTGTTGGTTGACGTCGACAACAACATGAAACATGGCCTAATAAGTTTACTAATTAGTGTAGTTTACTAGTCTAGTGTAgtttactaatttttctcACCGTATCGGCCATGCGGCACCAATTAGAGAAGCATAATCCAAACGCTCAGACACCATGATCCTTGGATTACTAGCGAAGTCGATATAATTAGATTGCAGAAATTCAAAGATCAAACCGTGCACGCTGTGTCTGTCCcagtaaattatttcggaaGCATGCACGCTGAAAAGCAAGAGAGATTTAATATGTCGAACATATTCAATTGTTCTTACAGTCAATGAGATCAGACTTTTAATGCAACAAATGATAGTAGATACACTCATGATTCATGTGATTGAGTTTATGCAGAGTTGGTACATAATTTTCGACCAATTTAACATGGGACCATCGACTTCGCTCTCGTTACCTAAAGTTGAAAAGATCGCCTGTATGCAATATCATGGCATGCACAAATTTATGCATGCTATCCAAGGACCTCGTATTGACATCCTGCATATAGTCCTCGAGACGCATATCTTTCGGTCGATATTGTATCTGAATCAAACGTAACTGTTCAGCTCAAAAATTCTaagttacaaattaattaaaatccacTAGTGCATTGCATGAAACTTCAATTAACCGGTTAAAAATCTCTGTACCCTTGCAAAAATATAGTACGGCGAAGTTTCGGGAACAGAAAAATAACTGATCGTGCAATTACAGTGGTAACTTCCATAGCACTCACCACACCAGATATTTTCAGTCTCATTCCGTGCATATTGGCTCTCCTGTTAATTAAAGGCTGcgttaaaatgatatttaacccttcgtCGGGATGCCAAGTACCAAGTTTGGTGACGTTCAACAAACCGCCACGATATTTGCAATGATTGAAAACATCGTACAGATCGTAGCCACTTTTATTCGATATGGCGAGAACCAGATCGGTCACCATGTTGTAAGTGGTGTCATTCAAAAGTGGAACACTGTTACTATAATTCGATCCCAGGACCAACCAGTTGTACGAATAGTCATACATTCTGTATTTCGAGCTCTATATTTCGAAAAGTCAACGaaactcaattttattattcactatTATCAAACTGCAGGGATTCGTGCATTGTACATTATTAAACACTTAACGACAGTTTTTTCAaaggttttattaaattaaaaaataaacaaaaatgtatatatatacgaaAGTCTGCAGTTTAGTGATTATAAACGACTCGGCGTTTAGTAAGTAACTGCTTACGGAGGCAGTTACTGTTAAACATACTTCGGCAAAAATTCGAACCGCAGTGTCGTTCAGGCAACGTAGATCAACGATGACACCGAGCGTCCATGTTTCGCTTTTTAAGAACCTGCGGATGTCGATTTTTATGGTGGGCTCccttattattgtaaatataccCGTAGTACTTAGCGTTTTCAAAAGCTCAAAGTCACCTAATTCGAGTAACACAGAATTAGATAAACCTTAACTGTGCTAAATTCATAGAAATCTTTTCTTCTAGAAGATTAGGTCGAAggaaaatttatgaatgttATTTAGAAGCCGTGAACACTACATTACTCTCTTTAACACGAACTGGTGCTGCAATTAAAGGACTTGACAAAAATCCAACCCTTTTGTAGAAATGTGTCCAAAATTTTCCTACAACTCTATTCtcttttaagaataaattgcaGGAACTTTGCacaattttctatcaaaaCAATAAATACGAAGTTTTAGACACTACGTTTTGAAGAACTATACCCACCCACTGTGTTACCGCAAGAGAATCCTACGACATTCCGAACCCTCTTGTGCACGAAATAGTCACGGATGAACACATGATCTTGTGCAGTGGATAATAAAGCAAattgcaagagagagaaaaatataactaacatggcggaaataataatttctcacgACATAAATCCGTCTTAAAATTTCTCGCAcggtgataaatatttttgtagcaCTTTGGTGGCCCTCCGCGACGTCTTCGAGACATGAGTTACATGAATTTATTGGAGTTTGTTTAGTTCATGCATCGAATGCACCATGACGTCATCCCGTATGCCAATAGAACAGACGGCCTGTCAATTCTGTAATTTGAAGAGTTGCGTGAGTCACGACATGATATGGCAATGGAATTAATGTTTCAGTGGTCTTGACTAGCAAACGCGACACCAGAGTAATCGATGGTAACGTGCCAAGTTGTTTATTCATAGAATAGCTCAATATCGTTGAACGTGCACGCAATTACAACTTAAAACTGGATATTATAAAGAACGTACATTCTTCAGTAGAATTTCGTTcagatttattttgtttcaaaacCAATCCAATCATCTCTAATATGAAGTGAAGTTATGTTTGCAGTTCACTAtgatgaaattgttaattctaGTTTGCAATTCCCTACAGCTCCGATTTAGGACGTCTCTGGATTCGTCGATTCGAGGAATATGTTGAAACTGCTCAATGTTTGCAGATTGATATCTCGTAGGGAaggtatatttaaattcatgtCTACTAGATTTCTTCCCTCTGCCACGGCGGTCAGTAAACTGGAAAATTATGTATccttaattaatatattgataagTAAGCTACGATATGTCACGGCGCCTTCTCACTTTTTTTTcactttaaaagaaaaataacaattcacGAAACTTGAAATTGGAGTCATGATCATGAATTCTGTTGTTTTCTCACGAACTTcttattttctgatttttaattaccTTGATTGTGCTAGGTAGTAAATCAAATTCTCTATCACGCAAATAATAATGGCAAATCCGACGGCgatacataaaaatacaaaaaccgGCGCTGCTTCATGGATCGATAGCGGTTCGGCGATAAGCAGGTTACTCGGGCAGAATGGTTGTCTTGCTGACCATCTTATTATTTCGCGCTTCTGAATCCCGACGTTCCTGATTTTCGTTAATCTgcacaaaataatgtttccatTTCAGATGACGTTGGTGTTTCGTATAGTACAcctatgaattttttaataattccttcaTACGAAGTCATTACTTTAAAGTGagtactttataaaaatacaaactgttttacagaattttatcaAGTAGCAAGAGTTTGACCGTTATTGGACAAATGATTTTGGTGGCGAAAAATCCAAGAGactttagtaaaattattttacatggaGATTCACATTTTGATCTGAGATTGAATAATATcccaaaaatgtttctttgcaGTTGTCATTTTAAGAATCAGAGTGAGAGAAAGGTTTTCttcgttatttaaaagattgctcattataaagaaaaatgctaCTAGACgttgttaatttaaatgttttaatgagtagaaatctgcaattttattatcaattttcataCCCCGTTTTCAGCAATTTAGTGAAAGGACTCCTATGTCTCGCGTAAAAGGCCAAACTAGTCTTTAGCAGATGAACCTCCGTCAGCTCGCAGATGCTTCGATCATTGAACGTGTGCTCGATATAAGGATAAGCGGAATCAACCATTGTGTGGTAAGCCAAAGTTCCCTTCGCCACCTGATCGAGTCCTTGTTCCAGTGGCAAATACCTGTCGTATTCGGGTATCTTCATCCAACAATTCTGATAGAAGTATCGAACGTCTTTATCTTGCACCTGTTGTGCAAATAAATTCGCAGTGCAACAgataatcagaaaaattaatacaaattcaaaCGTGTGATATTAATTACTAGACAAAATGATAagcaaaattgaaacaaaatgaaaacagtCTCAGGTTTGTTTAACAATCCGTtgatgtaaatttaaatttggtCGTTAAACCCTTAATCTTCCAAATAAGTAAATACGAtgcaacgatttattttatttaacgataagatatttaaaaagaaaaacacaaATTATCGAAATGCAAACACTTACCGTGTTAATCAAACATAACTGTAAGATTTACACAGAGTATCAGGCATGTCTAAGGTGCGGTTTTCGATAATACGGTTTTTAAACAGAACTTGATTCTACAAGTGTAGGCAATATCTAAGAACGGATTTTTGCTGTTACAAACGCAATTATTTCACTCgcaaaacaatattaaattatgcagCTACCAAAAATTAGCGtgtcatttcttttttttgggCTATCAAATTTCAATTCCCTACCTGAAGAAAAGAGCGAACGTAAGGCGTCGGTTCGACTGCCAGTCTCATGCCGCTTTTGGCTAAACTGATTAACGAATCGTTCATTTTCTCGCCTTTGTTTTTCAACCGATTCGACACGACGCTCGCCGAATAATAGTTCAAAATAATCGTACTGAAGATTAAAATCTGCAAGAAGGCGATGCGAGCTGCGCAACGTGTCGGTACGAATGCCGAGCCTGTGAgggagaaattatattttattgttatcatcGATGGCTTTGTGTTAGAAGAATTCTCTACCTTGCTGCGACAGAGCGCCTATTGTCAGCAAAACCGAGAGTCCATAATTGTCAGCGGGCTCGCGAACACCTTCCAgtcttataaaaatgattaaaatcgaCATCACGATTACTATCATCGTTAAGACCCCATACCATACTTTGACGGACAGAGGTTTTAGAAACTGAGCCGGTTTGATTTTCGTCGAGGAAATCGTGCGAAACATGAAGCACGATCTGTGgcaaataatgtttaaaaagaaGTCGAGAGTTGATTCACTTCATCGCTGAATTTAATTCGTAATGGTTAGCAAGAGAAGAAAAGTACCAACAATAGCATACCGAATTGGCCACACTGGTCCAATTATATCGCCATTGTTTAATCTGTCGACTTTCATCGCGACTGGGCTTGCCGATAAATCAATGGTCTTCTTCTTGAAAGCTTCGAAAACGGGACCGGAATGGTCAAATCTACGCTGCGGATTTATTCGGATGACGTCCATGCTGGAAAACacataaatctattttaattttattacacacGAGAGAATATCATTACAGATTAAAAGTCACTTGATTTCCTGTAATTAAAGATTCAGACTTTTTACACTGGCTTTTCatatttacgtaaaattgaaaaggttCGACAGGTGCCACAGGATTACATATAGGTACTTCGATCGGCCGTATTTTGCTTTCATGCTGTACTCCATCATCATCTCGTGCAATGATTGATTCTCCGGTACGTAGTTTATCtgtaagatttatttatatgatatattattaatcattaataatatataagaagTTGTAGCAatcaaagagttaatttttattaagttccTGAACACTTTACGCGACGATTTAGACAAACTTACTACAACACCGACTTTCAGTCTCATTCCATGCAAGTTCGACCTTCTGTGAAACTTCGATTGGGTTAAGGTAACGTTGAGACCCTTTTTCTTGTTCCACGTGCCGAAGTTTGTCACGTTCATGGATCCTCCGCGATCTTTGCACGGATTgtatacgtcgtacaaaacataACCCTTCATTGATGGTATAACGATCACTATGTCCGTGAAAATACTAAACGCTTTATCGTTTAATATATCCAGACTGTGAGTCAAATTAGATCCGAAGATCAACCATCTATGCATCTCGTCGTACATGGAATATTTTGTTGCCTGATCGTGTGAAGATTTTGTGTATTCTCCGTGTACATTGAAAAGATTTACTTTTTGAGAAAATATGGACACAATAAGACACTCACATCGAGGAAAATTTTGGTGTAACGCTTACTATCGCATCGAGTATCTAAAAAGACACCCAACCGATGATACTCGGCTTTTAAAAGTTTCTTGATGTCCATGCGCTTAGTAGTTTTGAATCCCATCAGCGAAGTGTACGTAATGTACATGTCATTGAACGTTCTCGCGAGTTTAATGTCATCTgtataatacgatataaaaatggtGAAAACATTTGGTAGAATCTATTTGCACATGACGCGTATAATTCACAATTACAGGGTTACTAAaagcttgaaaatatttaaaagaatctgCACACCTTCCAGGGTCCCACATGAGAATCCCACGACCCTCTTCACTTTCCTGAATGTAAAATAATCGCGTATAATCTCCTGTTCATCTGCACACAGGACGCAGATTAATTGCGGCAACATAAGCAGACACACGTTCACCAAGTTCATCTTGTTAATCTCAAAATACTTGcattaaaatcgaatgaaataattctcgtAAAGAACAGTGTCTAAACAACATTTGGCTCTGTCTGACACTGATATTTTTCATGGATACTGAATCAAGACTCAATAATGCATTCCCTTATTTCTTAATCATGatcatgataaaatattaccgtatgcatttcataaaatatacgtGCAGCGTctcaataaaatatgattcaGCTACCATTATCcgaatattgtattattctaGTGTTTTCTCTAGAGCATAACCGAGCATCTCGTTTTCGTTTTCACAAAATTGAGTGTCTCGTTCGGTGAACCATCCTATTATGTTATCAATCTAGCTGTCGTTGCTATTGTTTTGTCTCAAGAAACCTCTACATCTTCGAAacacaaaatgaaaatcagGATTCTCGATGTAACCGACAAAGCATTTATTCTTCTCACTTACAATGGTACAAAGACGAGGAAATAAGTATTGTCTAatcatactatattaattaatataatttgtacttTCTACGGGCATCTCGTTCAGGGGATGCTGTTTCAAATGTAACTGCTCGCGCtgcataaataaaagtaactcGTAAATGACTAGTACGGATCGTTTTACATCATGGAAACACGTTCTCCGCCATTGTTTCCAAGCTCCACCTTCGATGTTATGATTCTTCACGCTATCGCAAACGGGGGTGAATCGTTCGTTGTCAAATAAAACTTTCCTCGCAATCTGTTCGAACGGTAATTAAAACATGATTCAAACTCCACGAAGAACGAAATgaagtattatacatatatgaggAAAACAATTGCTCACGATGTGGATGCATCTTCGCCCATCAGCCCAACCGGATTGTAATCACAGCGTCCATCCTTATATTTCTCCCAACTTTCACAGATTCTCGCTTTGAAACCGGAATTGCTCCCTATGCTCTCTGTCATGAACTGATGCGCTCTTGAGTGACTGCAATAAGCTGGCAAATCATTCACGTAAGTTTCATTGAAAGacatagtaattatatatgtaaacaTATTGCCAActattcttttctatttactGCAATTTTACTTTACGTGcagtaataaattctttaatacgttgacgccggcgtcgatattcacgattttcaaattcgaaatttacaaaaattaaatacttatgttaagtttataatattgaatttctatgaatataatttttactattgaatatctgtttataatgttcagataacataatataaacctatttttcaagcaaaataaacaaatgtacgcagcccacgggtctgacacgtatgacccaccggtaggtcaagccgtcgtcaacgtgttaattcgTTTCTACTGTTTCGATCATTAACCCAACGGAGGCAAGACTAAAAGCCGTAATTCATTCttgcatattaaaaatacattgtttttctcggttagaatatttttgaaaatatgtatCCATTAGTTCAGTAAGATTCACAACCAGTTTCAGTTTATTTTAACATCGAGGTTTTAGGTTCTctggtattaattattctttttttcagGAACACAACATCAGTCTTCAAGATCTAAGCAAACTTATCGAAAATCTGTTTTACGTCGTTTCGTCTTGCAACCGCCAAAAATATCGCCtagaaaacattgaaattgaAGATGTTACTTGTGGTCGGCACGAACGAGCATCCAGGTTGTGGAAACTTTCCGTTATTCGGATAGAAGTCAGCATGACCGAGCGGAGACAAGAATCCGAACGCAGATCCGCTGGTGTGAATCACGTCAACGAACTGCGCATCAGTCGGATCTAATCTGAATTTCGGGTCAACAATTCCAGAAATCGTCTCGAACAGGGGACTCGCCGGATCTAGGCCTATCGCACGATATCGTCGcgttaagtaattattttttatacatagtGCATTCGTCTTATATCATCTGTTATACTAGATCGCGAATCTTCATgcggaagaaatattttataatacaatagcgaaacaaaaattcattgaacatatatttcttcattCAACAATTGGAATATTCAGTTTTGACGTAAGTGAAtttaaaatccgcagtctaggtTTGACTAGAATGCTTGCTCATACTTTTGCAATCAAGCATCGGAAGTTTGGAAACAAGTAAAGTACTACTTTCTGTATTAAATCTCGGATTGCCATAACTAGATCCTTTTTAATTCAGCTTTTCAAAGATTTTGTGTAACTTCTACATATACATCCGCAATATTGACACTTTATCTGACAACGAATACTCAATAGTCCATCAACATTTTAAGACAAATGATTCAAACGCATTCCGAGGGTTAATAGTTTCAACAGGTTGAAAACGGTAAAATGCATTAACTTGTGGAACCTTCGATAAGGATTTGCAATTCGGTCAAGTTAAGACAAGatcgtttttattgaaacagaCCTGTTATTCTGCCAATTCGTCCACTCAAGTAAGCGCCAGCGCATCCAGCGACGTGTGAACCCAAACTATGTCCCGTAATGTGAACATCTTTATACTCTAGGTTTGACTCGCGGTTTAAGAACTCGAGAAAATTGCCTAGAAATTCGCCTACTCGACAGGTGTTGTTCGCAGCCAATGGGTAGATAGCACTGGCAAGAACACTCCAACTGACGACAATTACGTTCACGTTTTCGTGAAGCAAATAGGCtgtaattaaaagaacataGCGATGCAAGCTTTACCACTGCAAGAAGACATTACTATATCGCGGTAAGAAATTGTCGaatgttcaattaaattatcggCTTGACCCTTGAACCTGACGTGGTCGATTTCGTGTTTACCAAAACgaattataaagattattataaaatttctatgacTCCCCGACTGAATGCGTTTGTGATGACTGTCCTAGAAGGATGACAAGCATATTCGGGAGGAAGATCatcattttatagaaatattgagaGATGATTCAGAGGAAACTCTTGCAAGATACTTTCTACCCCTACCATTTATGTGAGAGATGTTTGCGTACCGTCTATCAAACCTCGAACCCAGGCCTCATTTCCAGTGTCGCTGTAGCCGTGGATAATGAACTTCGTCGGGCGACTTTCGTTGAAATGAGATGCATAAAGAACCTCTGTGTTGTTTAAGAACAATTGTTCTTCGCCGAATGGATTTTCCCTATTAAGAAAAGGACATGTTAAGAGTAGACGAAGTAGAATTGTAAACACGTGAAAGCGTCTCTCTACTGCCAGAGTTCATGATATTCGAGCATTTGCCTAATCTGTAAAATGAAGCTTGCAAACAATGTGGCGTCTCATTTCTCCACCGG
It encodes:
- the LOC144476909 gene encoding ionotropic receptor 75a, producing MNLVNVCLLMLPQLICVLCADEQEIIRDYFTFRKVKRVVGFSCGTLEDDIKLARTFNDMYITYTSLMGFKTTKRMDIKKLLKAEYHRLGVFLDTRCDSKRYTKIFLDATKYSMYDEMHRWLIFGSNLTHSLDILNDKAFSIFTDIVIVIPSMKGYVLYDVYNPCKDRGGSMNVTNFGTWNKKKGLNVTLTQSKFHRRSNLHGMRLKVGVVINYVPENQSLHEMMMEYSMKAKYGRSKYLYVILWHLSNLFNFTMDVIRINPQRRFDHSGPVFEAFKKKTIDLSASPVAMKVDRLNNGDIIGPVWPIRSCFMFRTISSTKIKPAQFLKPLSVKVWYGVLTMIVIVMSILIIFIRLEGVREPADNYGLSVLLTIGALSQQGSAFVPTRCAARIAFLQILIFSTIILNYYSASVVSNRLKNKGEKMNDSLISLAKSGMRLAVEPTPYVRSFLQVQDKDVRYFYQNCWMKIPEYDRYLPLEQGLDQVAKGTLAYHTMVDSAYPYIEHTFNDRSICELTEVHLLKTSLAFYARHRSPFTKLLKTGLTKIRNVGIQKREIIRWSARQPFCPSNLLIAEPLSIHEAAPVFVFLCIAVGFAIIICVIENLIYYLAQSRRANMHGMRLKISGVIQYRPKDMRLEDYMQDVNTRSLDSMHKFVHAMILHTGDLFNFSVHASEIIYWDRHSVHGLIFEFLQSNYIDFASNPRIMVSERLDYASLIGAAWPIRPCFMLLSTSTNKIKLEIFLKPFARQTWYTFAGFGLFSIFVLKMIMNCEGIGKREKYSGALVLSVGIISQQGANLTTKRVASRIALFQITIQSWIMYNYYSGSIVSARLSEPLDMMEDSVTVLADSNLKIAAEAVPYLNYFLYKLNWESDYFRKKRWDPLPESKRYLPIEEGIKQVSEGVLAYHTDPNTAYPYVERMFDSNQICALTEIHLFKQSVMGMYASHNGQFVEMAKIGLTKMFNTGLRDRQIKHWSSRKPQCQSDTLSTRSITIYETAPALILLAFGSFVAGIFCLGENIAYKRAMKAKSGNRKEMISARGSIITSGNSRDNLLDLQP
- the LOC144476954 gene encoding pancreatic triacylglycerol lipase — protein: MPPVGTLILLAIVLAPVYARPQNTLLNDVENVVKTVFKTVWEPATFNLYSRENPFGEEQLFLNNTEVLYASHFNESRPTKFIIHGYSDTGNEAWVRGLIDAYLLHENVNVIVVSWSVLASAIYPLAANNTCRVGEFLGNFLEFLNRESNLEYKDVHITGHSLGSHVAGCAGAYLSGRIGRITGLDPASPLFETISGIVDPKFRLDPTDAQFVDVIHTSGSAFGFLSPLGHADFYPNNGKFPQPGCSFVPTTTYCSHSRAHQFMTESIGSNSGFKARICESWEKYKDGRCDYNPVGLMGEDASTSLRGKFYLTTNDSPPFAIA